Part of the Tolypothrix sp. PCC 7910 genome, TCCACACCCTCAACGGTCATACAGAAGCTGTCTATGAGGTGGCATTCAGTTACGATGGCAAGTATATTGTCAGTGGCAGTGATGACAAGACACTCAAGTTATGGGATACAAACGGCAAGTTGCTCCACACCCTCAACGGTCATACAGAACGTATCTCAGTACTGGCGTTCAGTCCAGATGGCAAGTATATTGTCAGTGGCAGTTGGGACAAGACACTCAAGTTATGGGATATAAACGGCAAGTTGCTCCACACCCTCAACGGTCATACAGAACGTATCTCAGTACTGGCGTTCAGTCCAGATGGCAAGTATATTGTCAGTGGCAGTTGGGACAAGACACTCAAGTTATGGGATATAAACGGCAAGTTGCTCCACACCCTCAACGGTCATACAGAACTTATCTCGGTACTGGCATTCAGCCCCGATGGCAAGTATATTGTCAGTGGCAGCCGAGATCAGACACTCAAGTTATGGGATACAGACGGCAAGTTGCTCCACACCCTCAATGGTCATACAAGTTTGGTCAGTGCGGTGGCGTTCAGTCCAGATGGCAAGTATATTGTCAGTGGCAGTTGGGACAACACACTTAAGCTGTGGGATACAAACGGCAATTTGCTCCACACCCTCAATGGTCATACAAGTTTGGTCAGTGCGGTGGCGTTCAGTCCAGATGGCAAGTATATTGTCAGTGGCAGTTGGGACAACACACTCAAGTTGTGGGATACGGACAGCATATCACTCCGCATCCTCAACAGTCATACAAAACTTATCTCGGCACTGGCGTTCAGTCCAGATGGCAAGTATATTGTCAGTGGCAGTGATGACCACACACTGAGGTTATGGGATACGAACGGCAATTTGCTCCACACCCTCAACGGTCATACAAAACTTATCTCGGCACTGGCGTTCAGTCCAGATGGCAAGTATATTGTCAGTGGCAGTGATGATAACACACTGAGGTTGTGGGATACGAACGGCAATTTGCTCCACACCCTCAATGGTCATACAAGTTTGGTCAATGCGGTGGCGTTCAGTCCAGATGGCAAGTATATTGTCAGTGGCAGTGATGATAACACACTGAGGTTGTGGGATACGAACGGCAATTTGCTCCACACCCTCAACGGTCATACAAAACTTATCTCGGCACTGGCGTTCAGTCCAGATGGCAAGTATATTGTCAGTGGCAGTGATGACCACACACTCAAGTTGTGGGATACGAACGGCAATTTGCTCCACACCCTCAATGGTCATACAAGTTTGGTCAGTGTGGTGGCGTTCAGTCCAGATGGCAAGTATATTGTCAGTGGCAGTCATGACAAGACACTCAAGTTATGGGATACAAACGGCAAGTTGCTCCACACCCTCAACGGTCATACAGAAGTTATCTGGGCACTGGCGTTCAGCCCCGATAGCAAATATCTTCTCAGTGGTAGTTGGGACAAGACGCTCAAGTTGTGGGATACAAACGGCAAGTTGCTCCACACCCTCAACGGTCATACAGAACGTATCTTGGCACTGACGTTCAGTCCCGATGGCAAGTATATTGTCAGTGGCAGTCATGACAAGACGCTCAAGCTGTGGGATACAAACGGCAAATTGCTCCACACCCTCAATGGTCATACCGATGATGTTCATACGCTAGCATTCAGCCCCGATGGCAAATATCTTCTCAGTGGTAGTTTGGACAATACGGTACGGTTATGGCTTGGTAGTAATTGGCAAGATTGGTTAAAAGTGGGGTGCGATCGCTTACACAACCATCCCGCCCTTGTACATGCCAAAACTGAGGAAGCTAAAGGCGCAGCCCAAACCTGTCTCAACTATGCTAACTGGAGCAATACCGAAAAAGCTCAATTTCTGGTTAACCAAGGTCAAGCCTTAGCGCAGTTGGATGGAGACATTAAAGGTGCTAACGCTAAATTTAATCAAGCCCGAAAATTAGATCCAAGTGTAACTATTCCCCGTTGAGGGCTTGTGTGTGGGTGCTGGTTTGCAGATAAGATGAAATGTGAACAACGAAGTTATAGGGGTTTGGGGCATCGAGATTCGCGCATAAAGTGACATCGTTTGTGGGGTAAGCGTTTGAGCCAGTTAGCGTGTCTAGAGTGACAAAACAAGGTTAATATCAAAATCTGCTATTCTGCGCTCTAGCCAGCTATTAAATAACTGCGAAAGAATTGTTGCATGAAGTTCCTCATCTAATATCATGTCCGGCAAATTACCCATAATATAGAGAGAGGTGCATGAATTGGTGCGATCGCAACTTTCAATTATGCTGACTCTGTAGCCTGACTTTGTTAACCAAACTCGTTAGCTTGTTAACTAAAGTCCCGATTTTGTTAAAGAAATTTTAATTTTGAATTCTGTCATAGTGAAGAAACTGGATTGATTGGCTGTTGTTCTGTAGAAGAAAATTTATCCACTAACAATCCTACTGAGACTAAGCCTGCATCGTGATCAGCGTGAAGTAAGCTACAGCAATACCTGCCAGAACTAGACTAGATCGCATCCCTTGTCGATTTCTCTGAGCAATGGTTGCAACCGCATGAGCAATAAAGCCTGCTGCCATGCCATCGGCGATCGAAAAAGTTAGGGGTGTAATTAAAATGACTAGGAATGCCGGAATTGCTTCTGCTAAATCATTCCAATTGATCAAACGCACACCACTCATCATTAAGACACCAATCATCAGCGGAATAGGAGCAGTAGCAAACGCAGGAATCGCGGCAAATAGGGGCGTGAACAACGTCGAAATGAGAAAGAGTAACCCAACCACGATCGCGACGAATCCACTACGACCGCCTTCAAAGATGCCAGAAGCAGCTACTAGATAAGGCATGACAGGAGTACTACCCACGATCGCACCAAAGACGGTTCCGAGTGCGTTGGATAATAAGGCTTGTTTGGAGCGGTATAGTTCACCGTCGGGCTGGATGCAGTCAATTTGTCGCCCTAACACATTGAAACTCATCGCATCGGATAGGGACATAAATAGCAGCACAAAAACGACTGCCACAAAATTTCCCAGTTGCGACCAGGTGAGATATTGTACTCCAACGATCGCTTGTCCAATCAAGTCTTGAGGCAACTGGGGCAGGGCAAGAATGCCTTTAGGAAGGGGTGCAACTCCTGTCAGCCAACCGAGCGCAGCAGTGCTAAAAATCACAAATAGGAATGCGCCTTTGACCTTCCTCACCGTGAGCAGTGTCGTCAATAAAATCCCAAAAATTGCAATCAGTGTAGCAGGCTGTTTCAGTGTTCCTAGACTAGTCAGCGTGGCAGTATTGGCGATGATAATCCCTGCACCGACCTGAAGAGAAGCTACTTTTCCCGACAGCGCAATATATGAGAGAAACAGACCCAAGCCAATCACCATCGCCTGTTTTAGCGAATTGGGAATGGCATTATACAGTTGGCGACGGAGTGGACTGACAGACAAAGCTGTGAAGAGAATTCCCTCAACTAGGACAGCGGTTAGTGCCAATCGCCAATTCATTCCCATGCCTAGCACGATAGAGAAGGTAAATAGTGCAGCGGCTCCAGTCGCTGATCCCAAGACAAAAGGATAGTTAGTTAGTAGTCCAATTAGGAAGCTAGATACCGCAGCACAAAGAGCAAGTGCCACCAAAATTTGCTCAAATAAATCTCCAGCCTGCTGTAGAAATATCGCATTTCCTAAAATATGAGCATTCACGACCAGAATCGGAGCCGTCGTCATAAAGATAGTAAAACCAGCTAGTAATTCTGTGCGGAAGTTCGTTCCCAACTGTTTAAACCGGAAGAATTGACTAATGCGATCGCGCCAGGATAGGGGCTTGGAAAACGGGATTGCTTGTCTGTTCATAGAGTATTGAAGGGTTGGTGTAATGCCAAGCTGCTGCCTGACTTATGAACCGATGTAATTTTGATAAATGCTAATCAGTTTGATGCCAATTTCTTCAGTCTTGTAAGCTGAGCAGAAACACACAAGAGATATTTGCAGCGATATGAAAAATCTAGATTTGCTGTTGTAAGCGAAGATTTATAACTTGTTTGAAGCTTCTCTTAATCGTTGAATTTAGATATTTTTGTGATTTAAAGAATCTTGATTTTCCAAATATCATAGGTTGGGTGTAGGCTTTGCGTAACCCAACCTACGCTTGTATTTCGATAAGCGGAGCTTAATACAAAAGGCATATCGCCCTAAGACTGTTTCTACAAAAATAGCAATCGCTGGACTTTCAAGACAGTTTTACAAGGAGTGCGATCACACTTAAATCTTATTGAGAATGAAATGAGGTTGCTTAGTGACATCCAACTACTGTTTGACCGCTTCTCCAAGAAAGTGCATTTCTAAATGCACAACAAGCCTGACAATTAAAACGACCCTTTATAGGTCTGTCACTACCCATGTAATCACCTATTAAGCTGTTATTTACACTTCCACAGCCAGAGGGATATATTCCTCTGGTTTGAGAAAGGTTTGTCATATTGATATTTCTCAAGATTGGTTGAGCTTAAATTGGTAGTTTCATAACTTTTTCTCCTGATTTGAGAATTGATTGATTGTGAATACGACTTACAGTTCGGAAAATTCCTCTAGTTTTTGATTCCCCATAATCTCAGCAATTCTGAGAAGAAATAAGTTGCTCTCAGAATTGCTGACTAAGGGGCAAAACTAGCCGATTGGAGTTTTAGATTGTATTTCTCTCAAATGAGAAATGTTATATCTCCATCAGCAGAGAAATGAGTAGTTAATACTTTCACCAATGAGGAAAATATTCATTTACTTCGAGTCTCATTCCGTCCCCGCAAGCTTGCCTGCAATGTGACATGCTGTACGTTCGGGTTCGGGCATAAGATCGCAAAGGTTAATTCCAAATATGGCGGCGTTAACCAGGTTCTGCATATGTGCTGTGCTAACACCACGCTTGATTGGTTGTGCTTGAATTGGAAGTTTCATGAGTATTTCTCCTTAGTTTTCATTTTGAGTGTTCACCCTGCGAGGTACGAGCAGGAAAATCCCTCCCTCACAGATCGAGTATTGTCTTACAACCGGCAGACGCAGCCAGGAAGAATGGAATTACAAGTCGCTAACCCGCCGTTTTGACAACAGAGAGCGCATTGTAACTGAAAGTTTTGTGAGGGATTGACCCCCATCATGTCTAAAATTTTCGCCGTGTTGGCTTTTCTGATTATCGGTGGAGTTTGTATGGGCAGTAGCATAATTGACTATTCCTACTATTAGGTTTTATTAGGTAGCTATAGACCAGGATCGCAGTTCACCAATCGTGACTGGAATTACGTCGCTGACATCGACCGTGAATCGATAGACTCTTCCAGATCGTCGATTATCTTCTAGGTTGAAGAACTGTAGCTTCACATCGTAGCAATCTGAATCAGGGCGACAAATGGGACTCTTCTCTACCGTAATGCTGTCTAGTCCAAGATCGCCTGTCGCTGCATCAGCCATCAATGTTGCCGCCTGGAAGGCATTGGTCGCCGAGAAGTTGAGCGCCCGTTCCTGTGGGGTAATGCCCAGGTTACGGTATTCGTAATAGATACGTTCAAGATACTCTCGCAGCTTACGTGTCACATCCTCCTGCGATGCTGTCGGTGTAGCTTGCATCAACGAGTCGATTAAGGCTGGAACCGTCCAACTGGCCATGCCTCGCACTTGCGGGATAATGGCGGGAACGGTTTGACCGGACATCAACCTAACACTGCCTCCGATATACCCTGGAACTGATACCCGCTGGATGTGATTGTCCGCCAAAAATTCACGAAGCCGATCATAAGTTAAAGAGGCATAGGGACCCGCAGGCAAGATCGCATAGATTGGTGTAGCATCAAGATTCAGCGTCCAAATCAGCGATTGTGCTTCCCAAGGGTTTTGCTCCAGATAGTCCAGCAGATTAATCCCCGCAGGTATGGCTTGGGTAAAAGAATCTTGACGGGCTTGAGTCCCGAAATCATAATTTAACTCTCCTAAAGCATAAACTAACTGAATTTGCTTGCTACCACTACAAGAAGCACACTCAGACGGAGCTACTGAAGAATTTGCTTGGTTGCTAGCAGTAATCATCATTGGGGTTGCTTTCATTGGCATAGTTGTTGATTGATTCATTTCCGCAGCCTGAACACCAATGGCTGAAGACTGGGGAATGGGTTGTTTCAAATCAAATTCAATCACTTCACTCGGTTGCAGTTGTGCGATCGCATTGTCAACTTCAGTAGGTTGCATCATGATTTCATCTAGTTTGTGGTTTGTCATGGGTTGAAGTTTTCCTTTGGTAATGAGGGCGTATGCTCCAGAAATATTCAAGCTACCAACCAGACAGCGACGGCTATCTGACCCTTTCGACAGGTTGCAAGGTAAGGCACTTTGGAGAATCGCATCACGGATAGCATGAGGATTGAGCTTTTCCCCTCGTTGCAGTTGAATACTTAACAACAGAGCCGCAATACTCGATACGATGGGAGTCGCAAAGCTTGTTCCCGTTTTAACCGCAGTCCCATCCCCAGGGACAGCACCCAAAATGTTTTCACCGAGAGCGAGAATCCCTTGGTTTTGGTAAGCCTGACCCCAATTACTAAATCCAATGGGATTGCCTTGGGCATCCATTGCCCCTACTGCCAGTACCGACTCAAGGGCAGCCGGAACATGGAGACAATCACAGCCATCGTTACCCGCAGCAGCCACAATCAAAACGTTATGTTCTTGGCACAATCGAACCGCATTCGCCAGTAATGTATCAGATTCAGCCGATGCAGCCAACTGACCACCACTAATGTTGATCACATTGGCTCCTCGCTCGACGGCTTGCGTAATTGCCCGTGCAAGGTCTATTTGGGAACAAGGTGCAAGTCTTCCTTCTTTCCCATCAGTAAATACAGGTACAATTAAGCCTCGACAATGAGGTGCAATACCACGAACAGCACTGTTATGTTGACCAAAGATGATGCTAGCAACATGAGTTCCATGCTGGGATGCAAAACCTCGATCTGGGATACCAGAAACTAAGGTTGGAAGCTGAGTTAGATTAGCTCCGTCAAAGCAGGGGTGAGATTGGTCAACGGGCCCGTCAAGTACAGCAATGCATATATTAGGATGACCACCAACCTTGTCATCAGCAAAATTATTTATGTTAATCTCTAACATCATTGCGAGTCCTTATATAGTTGCCAGCATCATAGGTGGATCGCTGTGCCGCAAGCCGGGCAATTTTGCAATGCATCATCGGTAAACAGGCTACAACTAGGGCAACGCATAAACTGGACAATACCCCGAATGGCACTAAGAAAAGCTATAAGCTATGTAGAATAAGCAGCACAGCTTTTAACGCTCTTAAACATGGAAGGATAGCTCAGGAGATTGTGCTTGATGCAGAGTGCAAGAGTTGCGTTCACGAAGTGTGCCGCAGGTATCGATTTGTTGAGAGAGCTTTTTGGGATATTGTACCGACCCATAGTGCGATCGCCCCGTGGTCGATTACGAAACAAGTATGTAGGGGTGGGCAAAAATTTTTGTAGGTAGAAAAAGCTTACTCGTTCATGAAATACTTTCTTTGATACAAGTAAGCCAATAGCATAACTACTACTGTGACACTAAGAGTACAAATTCTCAAGGATAAATTGAGTCAAAGTTTAGGACTGCCTTTTCAAGAATTATTGCCAGAATCTGCAATTAAACAAGCAATTTCGGAGTTGAAAATTAAATATAAAAAGCGATTATTTGACCCAATAATAACGTTGTGGGCATTTTTATCGCAAGTACTGGACACTGACAAAAGTTGCCACAATGCTGTGAGTAAAATAATTGCACATCTAGCAGAAGAAGAGGTAGAGATTCCTTCAAGTGAT contains:
- a CDS encoding NCS2 family permease — protein: MNRQAIPFSKPLSWRDRISQFFRFKQLGTNFRTELLAGFTIFMTTAPILVVNAHILGNAIFLQQAGDLFEQILVALALCAAVSSFLIGLLTNYPFVLGSATGAAALFTFSIVLGMGMNWRLALTAVLVEGILFTALSVSPLRRQLYNAIPNSLKQAMVIGLGLFLSYIALSGKVASLQVGAGIIIANTATLTSLGTLKQPATLIAIFGILLTTLLTVRKVKGAFLFVIFSTAALGWLTGVAPLPKGILALPQLPQDLIGQAIVGVQYLTWSQLGNFVAVVFVLLFMSLSDAMSFNVLGRQIDCIQPDGELYRSKQALLSNALGTVFGAIVGSTPVMPYLVAASGIFEGGRSGFVAIVVGLLFLISTLFTPLFAAIPAFATAPIPLMIGVLMMSGVRLINWNDLAEAIPAFLVILITPLTFSIADGMAAGFIAHAVATIAQRNRQGMRSSLVLAGIAVAYFTLITMQA
- a CDS encoding PatA/PatG family cyanobactin maturation protease, translating into MMLEININNFADDKVGGHPNICIAVLDGPVDQSHPCFDGANLTQLPTLVSGIPDRGFASQHGTHVASIIFGQHNSAVRGIAPHCRGLIVPVFTDGKEGRLAPCSQIDLARAITQAVERGANVINISGGQLAASAESDTLLANAVRLCQEHNVLIVAAAGNDGCDCLHVPAALESVLAVGAMDAQGNPIGFSNWGQAYQNQGILALGENILGAVPGDGTAVKTGTSFATPIVSSIAALLLSIQLQRGEKLNPHAIRDAILQSALPCNLSKGSDSRRCLVGSLNISGAYALITKGKLQPMTNHKLDEIMMQPTEVDNAIAQLQPSEVIEFDLKQPIPQSSAIGVQAAEMNQSTTMPMKATPMMITASNQANSSVAPSECASCSGSKQIQLVYALGELNYDFGTQARQDSFTQAIPAGINLLDYLEQNPWEAQSLIWTLNLDATPIYAILPAGPYASLTYDRLREFLADNHIQRVSVPGYIGGSVRLMSGQTVPAIIPQVRGMASWTVPALIDSLMQATPTASQEDVTRKLREYLERIYYEYRNLGITPQERALNFSATNAFQAATLMADAATGDLGLDSITVEKSPICRPDSDCYDVKLQFFNLEDNRRSGRVYRFTVDVSDVIPVTIGELRSWSIAT